A section of the Mastomys coucha isolate ucsf_1 unplaced genomic scaffold, UCSF_Mcou_1 pScaffold15, whole genome shotgun sequence genome encodes:
- the Stkld1 gene encoding serine/threonine kinase-like domain-containing protein STKLD1 isoform X3 has protein sequence MEKYQILQMLSPGALGVNLVVEELETETRFLIKQVECIDEHHANKALEELMPLLKLQHHNISLYHEMFIMWNNKISSLFLCLVMDYYTQGTFQNIMENKRKLKEVIDTEWMHTMLSQVLDAIKYLHELNIVHRNLKPSNIVLVNNGYCKLQDLSSQALMTHEAKWNVRAEEDPCQKSWMAPEALKFSFSSKSDIWSLGCIILDMATCSFLNDTEAMQLRKTLRHHPGSLKPILKAMEEKQIPGADVYYLLLPFMLHINPSDRLAIRDVMYVTFMSNSFRTSSVALNMQRQMVPIFITDVLLEGNMANILDVMQNFSSRPEVQLRAINKFLTMPEDQLGLPWPTELVEEVISIIKQHEKILDIVLSTCSLLLRVLGQALAHDEEAEIPRSSLIISFLMEALRSYPNSERLITVNYNVLSIISSQGQISEELEEEGLFQLAQEHLEHFQKDRDICLAILSLLWSLLVDGCIKESQFEQVVVLLLRSIQLCPGRVLLVNNAFRGLASLAKVSELVAFRIVVLEEGSSGLHLIQDIYQLYKDDPEVVENLCMVLAHLTSYKEILPELESGGIKDLVQVIRGRFTSSLELISYADEILQVLEATVQPSPQEDQLEPPAALETPKVSSPMQRDPLFRP, from the exons ATGGAAAAATATCAG ATTTTGCAAATGCTGAGTCCTGGGGCCTTAGGGGTGAACCTGgtggtggaagaactggaaaCTGAAACCAGGTTCTTGATAAAACAG GTGGAGTGTATTGATGAGCACCATGCCAACAAGGCCTTGGAGGAG CTGATGCCCCTGCTGAAGCTCCAGCACCACAATATCTCTCTGTACCATGAGATGTTCATCATGTGGAACAATAAG ATCTCTTCTCTGTTCCTCTGCCTGGTGATGGATTATTACACCCAAGGAACCTTCCAGAATATCATGGAGAATAAGAGGAAGTTAAAAGAGGTTATTGACACTGAG TGGATGCACACCATGCTAAGCCAGGTGTTGGATGCCATCAAGTACCTACATGAGTTGAACATCGTTCACAG AAACCTCAAGCCTTCCAACATCGTCCTTGTAAACAACGGCTACTGTAAACTGCAGGACTTGAGCTCCCAGGCACTGATGACCCATGAAGCCAAGTGGAATGTCCGAGCAGAAGAAG ACCCCTGCCAGAAGTCCTGGATGGCTCCTGAAGCTCTCAAATTCTCCTTCTCCAGCAAATCTGACATCTGGTCCCTGGGATGCATCATTCTAGACATGGCCACTTGCTCCTTCCTGAAC GACACAGAAGCCATGCAACTGCGGAAGACTCTCCGCCATCATCCAGGCAGCCTGAAGCCCATCCTGAAAGCCATGGAGGAGAAGCAAATCCCTGGTGCAGATGTCTACTATTTGCTTCTGCCCTTCATGCTGCATATCAACCCCTCTGATCGATTGGCCATCAG GGATGTGATGTACGTCACCTTCATGAGCAACTCCTTCAGGACCTCCTCTGTTGCTCTGAATATGCAGCGGCAGATGGTTCCCATCTTCATTACGGATGTGCTGCTTGAAGGCAACATGGCCAACATCCTAG ATGTCATGCAGAATTTCTCCAGTCGACCAGAGGTCCAGCTCAGAGCCATTAATAAGTTTCTGACAATGCCAGAGGATCAGCTAG GCCTGCCATGGCCCACAGAGCTGGTGGAGGAGGTGATCAGCATCATAAAGCAACACGAGAAGATCCTGGATATTGTGCTCAGTACTTGCTCCTTGCTGCTTCGTGTTCTAGGCCAAG CACTGGCACATGACGAAGAAGCTGAGATCCCAAGGAGCAGTTTGATCATTTCCTTCCTGATGGAAGCCTTGCGGAGCTACCCTAACTCTGAAAGGCTTATTACTGTGAACTACAACGTGCTCAGCATTATCTCTAGCCAAG GACAGATCTCAGAAGAGCTGGAAGAGGAGGGGTTGTTTCAGCTTGCCCAAGAGCACCTGGAGCACTTCCAAAAGGACAGGGACATCTGCCTCGCTATCCTGAGCCTGCTCTGGTCCCTCCTGGTAGATG GCTGCATAAAGGAGAGTCAGTTTGAGCAGGTGGTAGTGCTGCTCCTGAGAAGTATCCAACTGTGCCCTGGCAGAGTACTGCTGGTGAACAATGCATTCCGTGGCTTGGCCAGCCTCGCAAAAGTGTCTG AGCTGGTGGCCTTCCGAATAGTAGTACTGGAAGAGGGCAGCAGCGGCCTCCACCTCATCCAAGATATCTACCAGCTCTACAAGGATGACCCTGAGGTGGTGGAGAACCTCTGCATGGTGTTGGCCCACCTGACCTCCTACA AGGAGATCCTGCCAGAGTTGGAGTCTGGAGGCATCAAAGACCTAGTGCAGGTGATCCGGGGGCGCTTTACCTCCAGCCTG gAGCTGATTTCTTATGCTGATGAGATCCTTCAGGTACTGGAAGCAACTGTACAGCCTAGCCCCCAGGAGGATCAGCTTGAACCTCCTGCAGCTCTGGAAACCCCCAAGGTCTCCTCCCCAATGCAGAGAGATCCTCTCTTCAGGCCCTGA
- the Stkld1 gene encoding serine/threonine kinase-like domain-containing protein STKLD1 isoform X1, with protein sequence MEKYQILQMLSPGALGVNLVVEELETETRFLIKQVECIDEHHANKALEELMPLLKLQHHNISLYHEMFIMWNNKISSLFLCLVMDYYTQGTFQNIMENKRKLKEVIDTEWMHTMLSQVLDAIKYLHELNIVHRNLKPSNIVLVNNGYCKLQDLSSQALMTHEAKWNVRAEEDPCQKSWMAPEALKFSFSSKSDIWSLGCIILDMATCSFLNDTEAMQLRKTLRHHPGSLKPILKAMEEKQIPGADVYYLLLPFMLHINPSDRLAIRDVMYVTFMSNSFRTSSVALNMQRQMVPIFITDVLLEGNMANILDVMQNFSSRPEVQLRAINKFLTMPEDQLGLPWPTELVEEVISIIKQHEKILDIVLSTCSLLLRVLGQALAHDEEAEIPRSSLIISFLMEALRSYPNSERLITVNYNVLSIISSQGQISEELEEEGLFQLAQEHLEHFQKDRDICLAILSLLWSLLVDVVTVNKEPLEQLSGSVTRVLATHPEDVDVAEAGCAVLWLLSLLGCIKESQFEQVVVLLLRSIQLCPGRVLLVNNAFRGLASLAKVSELVAFRIVVLEEGSSGLHLIQDIYQLYKDDPEVVENLCMVLAHLTSYKEILPELESGGIKDLVQVIRGRFTSSLELISYADEILQVLEATVQPSPQEDQLEPPAALETPKVSSPMQRDPLFRP encoded by the exons ATGGAAAAATATCAG ATTTTGCAAATGCTGAGTCCTGGGGCCTTAGGGGTGAACCTGgtggtggaagaactggaaaCTGAAACCAGGTTCTTGATAAAACAG GTGGAGTGTATTGATGAGCACCATGCCAACAAGGCCTTGGAGGAG CTGATGCCCCTGCTGAAGCTCCAGCACCACAATATCTCTCTGTACCATGAGATGTTCATCATGTGGAACAATAAG ATCTCTTCTCTGTTCCTCTGCCTGGTGATGGATTATTACACCCAAGGAACCTTCCAGAATATCATGGAGAATAAGAGGAAGTTAAAAGAGGTTATTGACACTGAG TGGATGCACACCATGCTAAGCCAGGTGTTGGATGCCATCAAGTACCTACATGAGTTGAACATCGTTCACAG AAACCTCAAGCCTTCCAACATCGTCCTTGTAAACAACGGCTACTGTAAACTGCAGGACTTGAGCTCCCAGGCACTGATGACCCATGAAGCCAAGTGGAATGTCCGAGCAGAAGAAG ACCCCTGCCAGAAGTCCTGGATGGCTCCTGAAGCTCTCAAATTCTCCTTCTCCAGCAAATCTGACATCTGGTCCCTGGGATGCATCATTCTAGACATGGCCACTTGCTCCTTCCTGAAC GACACAGAAGCCATGCAACTGCGGAAGACTCTCCGCCATCATCCAGGCAGCCTGAAGCCCATCCTGAAAGCCATGGAGGAGAAGCAAATCCCTGGTGCAGATGTCTACTATTTGCTTCTGCCCTTCATGCTGCATATCAACCCCTCTGATCGATTGGCCATCAG GGATGTGATGTACGTCACCTTCATGAGCAACTCCTTCAGGACCTCCTCTGTTGCTCTGAATATGCAGCGGCAGATGGTTCCCATCTTCATTACGGATGTGCTGCTTGAAGGCAACATGGCCAACATCCTAG ATGTCATGCAGAATTTCTCCAGTCGACCAGAGGTCCAGCTCAGAGCCATTAATAAGTTTCTGACAATGCCAGAGGATCAGCTAG GCCTGCCATGGCCCACAGAGCTGGTGGAGGAGGTGATCAGCATCATAAAGCAACACGAGAAGATCCTGGATATTGTGCTCAGTACTTGCTCCTTGCTGCTTCGTGTTCTAGGCCAAG CACTGGCACATGACGAAGAAGCTGAGATCCCAAGGAGCAGTTTGATCATTTCCTTCCTGATGGAAGCCTTGCGGAGCTACCCTAACTCTGAAAGGCTTATTACTGTGAACTACAACGTGCTCAGCATTATCTCTAGCCAAG GACAGATCTCAGAAGAGCTGGAAGAGGAGGGGTTGTTTCAGCTTGCCCAAGAGCACCTGGAGCACTTCCAAAAGGACAGGGACATCTGCCTCGCTATCCTGAGCCTGCTCTGGTCCCTCCTGGTAGATG TTGTCACTGTGAACAAAGAGCCCTTGGAGCAGCTATCAGGCTCAGTCACCAGGGTACTGGCTACTCATCCGGAGGACGTggatgtagcagaggctggctgtGCGGTGCTCTGGCTGCTGTCCTTGCTGG GCTGCATAAAGGAGAGTCAGTTTGAGCAGGTGGTAGTGCTGCTCCTGAGAAGTATCCAACTGTGCCCTGGCAGAGTACTGCTGGTGAACAATGCATTCCGTGGCTTGGCCAGCCTCGCAAAAGTGTCTG AGCTGGTGGCCTTCCGAATAGTAGTACTGGAAGAGGGCAGCAGCGGCCTCCACCTCATCCAAGATATCTACCAGCTCTACAAGGATGACCCTGAGGTGGTGGAGAACCTCTGCATGGTGTTGGCCCACCTGACCTCCTACA AGGAGATCCTGCCAGAGTTGGAGTCTGGAGGCATCAAAGACCTAGTGCAGGTGATCCGGGGGCGCTTTACCTCCAGCCTG gAGCTGATTTCTTATGCTGATGAGATCCTTCAGGTACTGGAAGCAACTGTACAGCCTAGCCCCCAGGAGGATCAGCTTGAACCTCCTGCAGCTCTGGAAACCCCCAAGGTCTCCTCCCCAATGCAGAGAGATCCTCTCTTCAGGCCCTGA
- the Stkld1 gene encoding serine/threonine kinase-like domain-containing protein STKLD1 isoform X2, with the protein MLSPGALGVNLVVEELETETRFLIKQVECIDEHHANKALEELMPLLKLQHHNISLYHEMFIMWNNKISSLFLCLVMDYYTQGTFQNIMENKRKLKEVIDTEWMHTMLSQVLDAIKYLHELNIVHRNLKPSNIVLVNNGYCKLQDLSSQALMTHEAKWNVRAEEDPCQKSWMAPEALKFSFSSKSDIWSLGCIILDMATCSFLNDTEAMQLRKTLRHHPGSLKPILKAMEEKQIPGADVYYLLLPFMLHINPSDRLAIRDVMYVTFMSNSFRTSSVALNMQRQMVPIFITDVLLEGNMANILDVMQNFSSRPEVQLRAINKFLTMPEDQLGLPWPTELVEEVISIIKQHEKILDIVLSTCSLLLRVLGQALAHDEEAEIPRSSLIISFLMEALRSYPNSERLITVNYNVLSIISSQGQISEELEEEGLFQLAQEHLEHFQKDRDICLAILSLLWSLLVDVVTVNKEPLEQLSGSVTRVLATHPEDVDVAEAGCAVLWLLSLLGCIKESQFEQVVVLLLRSIQLCPGRVLLVNNAFRGLASLAKVSELVAFRIVVLEEGSSGLHLIQDIYQLYKDDPEVVENLCMVLAHLTSYKEILPELESGGIKDLVQVIRGRFTSSLELISYADEILQVLEATVQPSPQEDQLEPPAALETPKVSSPMQRDPLFRP; encoded by the exons ATGCTGAGTCCTGGGGCCTTAGGGGTGAACCTGgtggtggaagaactggaaaCTGAAACCAGGTTCTTGATAAAACAG GTGGAGTGTATTGATGAGCACCATGCCAACAAGGCCTTGGAGGAG CTGATGCCCCTGCTGAAGCTCCAGCACCACAATATCTCTCTGTACCATGAGATGTTCATCATGTGGAACAATAAG ATCTCTTCTCTGTTCCTCTGCCTGGTGATGGATTATTACACCCAAGGAACCTTCCAGAATATCATGGAGAATAAGAGGAAGTTAAAAGAGGTTATTGACACTGAG TGGATGCACACCATGCTAAGCCAGGTGTTGGATGCCATCAAGTACCTACATGAGTTGAACATCGTTCACAG AAACCTCAAGCCTTCCAACATCGTCCTTGTAAACAACGGCTACTGTAAACTGCAGGACTTGAGCTCCCAGGCACTGATGACCCATGAAGCCAAGTGGAATGTCCGAGCAGAAGAAG ACCCCTGCCAGAAGTCCTGGATGGCTCCTGAAGCTCTCAAATTCTCCTTCTCCAGCAAATCTGACATCTGGTCCCTGGGATGCATCATTCTAGACATGGCCACTTGCTCCTTCCTGAAC GACACAGAAGCCATGCAACTGCGGAAGACTCTCCGCCATCATCCAGGCAGCCTGAAGCCCATCCTGAAAGCCATGGAGGAGAAGCAAATCCCTGGTGCAGATGTCTACTATTTGCTTCTGCCCTTCATGCTGCATATCAACCCCTCTGATCGATTGGCCATCAG GGATGTGATGTACGTCACCTTCATGAGCAACTCCTTCAGGACCTCCTCTGTTGCTCTGAATATGCAGCGGCAGATGGTTCCCATCTTCATTACGGATGTGCTGCTTGAAGGCAACATGGCCAACATCCTAG ATGTCATGCAGAATTTCTCCAGTCGACCAGAGGTCCAGCTCAGAGCCATTAATAAGTTTCTGACAATGCCAGAGGATCAGCTAG GCCTGCCATGGCCCACAGAGCTGGTGGAGGAGGTGATCAGCATCATAAAGCAACACGAGAAGATCCTGGATATTGTGCTCAGTACTTGCTCCTTGCTGCTTCGTGTTCTAGGCCAAG CACTGGCACATGACGAAGAAGCTGAGATCCCAAGGAGCAGTTTGATCATTTCCTTCCTGATGGAAGCCTTGCGGAGCTACCCTAACTCTGAAAGGCTTATTACTGTGAACTACAACGTGCTCAGCATTATCTCTAGCCAAG GACAGATCTCAGAAGAGCTGGAAGAGGAGGGGTTGTTTCAGCTTGCCCAAGAGCACCTGGAGCACTTCCAAAAGGACAGGGACATCTGCCTCGCTATCCTGAGCCTGCTCTGGTCCCTCCTGGTAGATG TTGTCACTGTGAACAAAGAGCCCTTGGAGCAGCTATCAGGCTCAGTCACCAGGGTACTGGCTACTCATCCGGAGGACGTggatgtagcagaggctggctgtGCGGTGCTCTGGCTGCTGTCCTTGCTGG GCTGCATAAAGGAGAGTCAGTTTGAGCAGGTGGTAGTGCTGCTCCTGAGAAGTATCCAACTGTGCCCTGGCAGAGTACTGCTGGTGAACAATGCATTCCGTGGCTTGGCCAGCCTCGCAAAAGTGTCTG AGCTGGTGGCCTTCCGAATAGTAGTACTGGAAGAGGGCAGCAGCGGCCTCCACCTCATCCAAGATATCTACCAGCTCTACAAGGATGACCCTGAGGTGGTGGAGAACCTCTGCATGGTGTTGGCCCACCTGACCTCCTACA AGGAGATCCTGCCAGAGTTGGAGTCTGGAGGCATCAAAGACCTAGTGCAGGTGATCCGGGGGCGCTTTACCTCCAGCCTG gAGCTGATTTCTTATGCTGATGAGATCCTTCAGGTACTGGAAGCAACTGTACAGCCTAGCCCCCAGGAGGATCAGCTTGAACCTCCTGCAGCTCTGGAAACCCCCAAGGTCTCCTCCCCAATGCAGAGAGATCCTCTCTTCAGGCCCTGA